aagttaatcGTTAGAACTGATGGAAGAGCATCTTTACATTTCTGAGCCGTTTCCCAAAACTGTCTTTATTAATGTTGCACTTGAAATCGCTCGTaatctaacacctgcctcagaccacttatagaacagctaagtgcatcTTTAGATCACTGTTTGCCCTCCTGCGTCACTTTACACACAGAAAATCTCTGCTAAACATAAACATTTTcattctatctgtctctctgtgaccgctgAAAACGTCATAGTTCTCAACATAAATAGCCTAAAAAGTTTGCAATATTATAAACAAGCGAAGCAAGGATGCCTTTTTTTTTTAGGAAAACCGAGAGAACCAAATTATATTATAGCTAGATTATTAGGCTAAATATTGACATCACTTTCATGTATGTGCAATCGATAGACCTACCTAGTATTAAACCATTTGGCCATTGAGCCGCTTAAATATAGGTATCTTTTAGGCCAAAACGATTATAATTTCACTGTAGCCTAACCAATAACCTAAAGGTCAACATATTAGGTATACGGCAATGTCGCTTAACTTGCTACTTCATGTTTAATTATTGTAATAATTTTTATTGGTTTAATAATTTAATTGTAGAATATCTGTAGGCCTACTTAAAGCTCAATTCCTGCCTGCCATTAGGCTACAATGATTTGTTGAGCAATTACGAAAACCGGTGTCATCCAAATTTTTAGGTCACGTTGATATTTTCTATAGTTTACACATACTGAAGAAACGCAGACTTTACATAAATATTGCATACAAAATAGCATGAGAACACACTTATGATTGTATTATGGCGAACGTATTAAAACACAATAGGCTACAGAACATTTCATCTCTCGATGGGAAAACTGTATTGTGTAACAAAATCGACTTTGAAAAGCCATAAGAGCTACAGTGAGCTCTTTAGCCTATATTCTGGAATCATTTTCAGCACGGGACAGCTCCTGTAACGACACAGTTAAGATTCACTTTGTAACGAGTGCACTGCATGGCGTTTTGGGAAAACAGCGTGTGACGTCTTCGGACGTTATTTTTATGATGCATCGTTAAAAACACTCCTAAACCTACGTTCCATCGCTaaatcgggaaaccgggcccagggtGGGGGATTGAGTGATATAAGAGGAGCGCTGAACTATTGATACTTGAATAGGGACAGGAGGTGGGGAGAAGGAAGTGAGTTAACATCCAGAGAGAGGAACTCTGACAAACAGCATTGACTACCGTCCAGTGGAGAGGAGGTGTTGTTGGCTTGGGTGTTGAGGGCGTGCAGCATCTGTTCACACCAGGTGGTGAACCCATCCTGAGGCGTCTTGATGCCCTGCAGCAGCTTCAGCAGCTTGTCCTCCTCATCCGTACGCTGCTTCCTACAGCTCAGCATATACTGCTCActacagggagggaggagagggagagatacaaagacacagaaagggagagaggtttAACATTTaaacatacacagacacatacCTAGACacacactcaacatgtactgctcACTGCAGTGGGAGGCAAAGAGGTATAGGTTAAATACACACTTCACACATTAAGGGCTGATtccccggacacagattaagtttGGACTAAAAAGCATCTTCAATAGAGAATCTCCACTGAGCAGCCCTATATGTAAACACACATAGACAATTTACTGTTCATAGGAACAGGTGAGTGAAAGAGTTTTACACTCAAAACCCACACACCTAATGACTAATATGTAGCTAGTATACAGGGTACACATAgcaaagacaggagagagagtgaggggggagagagagagcgagagagagagagagagagatacactgagtataccaaacagtAGGAAGACATTAGGAATCGAGTGTCACTCCCTTTTGAACTCAGAACAGCCTCCATTCGTCagggcatagactctacaagatgtcaaaagcattccacagggatgctggcccatgttgactccaatgctccccacagttgtgtcaagttggctggatgtcctttgggtggtggaccattcttgatacaaacaGGAAACTGGTGAGCGTGGGGGAAAACCCAGCatctttgcagttcttgacacactcaaaccagtgcgcctggcacctactatcataccccgttcaaaggcacttaaatattttgtcttgtccattcaccctctgaatggcccacatacacaatccatgtctcaattgtctcaaggcttataaatccttcctgtcttctccccttcatctacactgattgaagtggatttagcaagtgacatcaattaaggatcatagcttccacctgaattcacctggtcagtctatgtcatggaaagagcaggtgttcttaatgtttcgtatactcagtgtgtgtgttgtcagtacCTGAGTGAGGGGCTGCTGCGGCTGTTCTTCAGACCTTGCATGCTGCTGCTTCTGGTCTGGTTCTTCACCGCCTCGTCCCACAGACCCATGCCTCCGCCGCCCCCAGCCttaccctccatcccccctccgcCTCCCCACAGGCCCCCCGGGACAGCACCTCCGTCCCCCCACTGACCCATGGAGGAACCCCCCATGGACAGGCCTTGgtgctgaggagagagaaaggagacggAACATCAATACTAGAACAGAGTGGATAGGAAACCAACAGAAAGCATAAATGTAATACACTAATGCATTGTATCTACAAGCATTTCCACTGCCACTCAATGTGAGTGCTCTGTGGGAGTGTCAGCACTGTCTCATTTTTCCCCATTTGTGGTCACACAGTCCCTCTCTTGCTATTTGAGTAGGCTTTCTTAGGCAGAGTGAACTTGGGTGATCCCATAAATTCTGAAGAACACTGTACATGTGTCTATGCTATTACGTTTGCTATTTTGCcatcttctgtgtgtgtgtgtgtgttgtggtgtgtgtaggTCTTTTAGTAACTACTTACACgttctctctgctgctgctgggctCTCTGCTGCTGTTTAAGAAGCCTCTCTGCCTCCTGCATGTCCAGCAGACTGAGGCCCTTGGCCCCTGGCTTGTTGAGGGCCCCAGTGCCCCAGCCTGATCCCACCCCGGAGCCTGAGCCCTGCTGGAGCAGCTTCATGATCAGCTCCTGCTGCTGGCGACActggagggagacacacacagtatAAGGGTATGGTACAACATAAGATGGTAACACACACGTCAGAGACACACAGCCAGCACTCGCTGAGACAGCAATCAAACTACCGCCCCTCACAATTGCCCCTTGTGAGATAGAGCTAGATAAAGTaattctcctcctctgtctctctcacctgtTTGCGTCTGaagatctcctcctcctccctcctcttctgctCCTCCTGctgcctcctcttctcttccctcctcttgcGCTGTTCCTCCTCCTCACGCTTCGTCCTGAGTTCagcttctctcctctccagctggaGCTGCCCAGGGGTCAGGGGGCAAAGGTCATGGGGGTCAGGGTGGAATACAGGTGACTTTGTTTTCAAAGACAAAGTTCAAAATGAAAAGTGGCAAAAGGGATGTTATGGGCTGTACTGTCCTTATGGGTTCTACTCAACTAGAAATAGTTTTTCCATTTTGACAAGCGCATGGAGATGCGCTACTAGATTCCCACAGCCAGAGGGCGCCATCACTCACCTTCTGAAGCTGTTCGAGAGTTGGACCCTGAGTTGAAGAATTCATTGTTAAGTCCCATAAACTGGCTTCACCGCCTGATTGGACAGAAGAGTGTCGCAGAGTCATTCCACACTATACCgtagcatatgtgtgtgtgtgtgtgtgtgtgtgtgtgtgtgcgtacctgATTGCTGTGAAGCTGAGGTATGCATGTCCCACATGGACCCTGTATCTGGCACTGACATCGACCTGTTCACCGAAGGCAAGATACCCTGCTCTCCGCACCTAGGACAGAAAAGCAAGAGACTTACAAGACATGGAAACTTCTAGAAAAATGCAGATAAAAGACAGGGGAGACTTTCCTGCGTGCATAAGTCAACCCAGCTCTCACTCAATTATTTTCACATTTTTTTTTGTGGCTCCACTTTGCTTAGTTTCAAATTCCATCTTCCACACAACCGTCATGTGTAATTGTTTCCTATGTAGTACATGTCGATCCCACACACCTGCTGATGAGCTGGaatagctgctgctgctgctggagctGTTGATAGAGGGTTGCTGCTGCCAGGTCCTGTTGCTGCTGCTTCTTCAGACGGTCCTGATCCATGTTACCCTGAGAGGAGAAGGTAAGGAACACACAGGATATATTCAGGggaaaatcacacacacacgtaggagCTGCATACACAGATCGGAATTAAAAACACAAGCACGTACGCAAGCACACAGTAATCTCATACAACACAGCTAGAGAAAACCCTACAATTCCGAGTTGAGTTCGAGGGCACTAGAGCATTGCGAaagcatgactaagtcgctttggataaaagagtctgctgAAGGGCTTCGATTATTATTATAATAGCACTGCTctaaaaataaacaaacaagTTATAGCATTCAAGGCAGTAAATCTTCACTAGTTTACATTCCACAATCACTCCATAAACCACAACATTATGTTTCTCCTTCAGCAAACTCCACAtaccctcctcccatccctccaccACCCCATCCCTATCCACAGCTCTTTCACTCACAGCAGACCCCCGGGGCGGCAGCAGCTGAGGGCGTGGTGGTGGAGGCCTCACCAGCAGGGGCGGCGGGGAGGGCCCGGGGGCGAAAGGCACACGTCCCCACATCTTGATGACGTCACCCAGCGGCTGGAAGCCCTCGTCACAGCCCCTCTTCACCAGCAGAGACATGGAGAAGTAGCCCGCCTGGAACCACTCACACATCTCCAGGGTGGTGAATGGACctgtggggagaggggagagagtagaggtagggggaggatggggagagaagtGACAAAAAAAGAAAGTGAAGGTAAAGCAGAAAagagggcgagagggagagggaggatgatGTGAGAGGAAAGAGGGTGAGAAGGGGTAGCAGAGTTGAGAGGTGCCACTTGTTGCCTAGGGATGTGCGATTTCCTGTGTGTGGTTTTGTACGTGTACATGTGATTGTGTGCGTCTGCCCACATGTAGGCCTATGTATCAATGTATGTTGCAACAGTGTGTGTTTACCCTGGATCTCTGCCTGGGGGTCCTTGTAGAACCACTTCATGGCAGCGTCGTGGGAGAGTGGTAGTGCTGCCGCTGTGTTTCTGCCGTCCTGCAGCGTCTGAGTGAAGCTCTCCTCCTCTAAAGACGTGTCCTGCAGGGACGCCACCATCTTCTCTGCCTCCTGCACACAGGATGGTTCATTAAACATCTACAACTCTTACCAATGGTTCTTCCAAAACGACTAGCTCCTTAACCAGAAATATTACTAGATACTGAGACTGGAGTGTTTCAGACCATCAACTGTCTTACACCAAGCCAAAGAGGTCCAGAGCTAGGCTTAAAATGGGTCCTGGAAACCGGCCCCCAGACTTGTACTGTTCTTACCTGTTGCAGGTGTTTCATGCCCTCGTCGTCCTCGGTGTCGCCCCCCGGTGGCAGGGGGAGGTGGTTAGcagcagaggaggagggagggggtgaaggCAGACTGGAGGTGCTGGGGCTCTGTTGGGTGGTGGAGCACCCTGCTGGAGAGGCCTCGAGaactacaacaacaaaatcagAGCATGTCGGTGAAGAGCGCTTCATGTTCTCACGGTTTATATATGCATCTGTatggtttttgttttttcatgTACTGCTAAAATAAAtacttaatttacattttatttttttgatttagaacggtggtcgggagaggttgtgttttctctagcaggaggtaagcttggcttcttatatggtgttgagtaaagcttaaaccatgtatttagattgtagttaggtattataggtagtttactcaggtagttattgtaggtaattattgtaggtaaggactgtattcggcggaccccggcgaagcacgaggctagcttacccactacttggaccaacaaagctagctagctagctagcgggtagctactggtaacttttagcaacagtggttaattgtttccaatgttatttcacgcttaagagtacctgtgattgagccagctagccgtcaccattcagctgtttttctaacctcattatcattaacgttaggtggttggtagctgctgtacttaattacggctactgattgcagtctgccagtttggctttatacatagcttgggctttgtcgagtaaggcttaaactatgtatttagattgtagttaggtattataggtaggcatcgtgggctgtatattattaagtagtataggtaggcatcgtgggctgttgtgggtagctgttgtgtagttattgtaggttacttttgtattcgggcggtgccgggtgtagcacgaagctagctagctaactcacctcctggattagctggcgagtagctattagcaacggtagcaactaaaaacaatatccttttagccagctacattcgttcgcagcgacgccgtttttcaaacaaagtcaacacagcagccattgctagccagccaacactaccagctggctgtactgtggtagctaaatacaatatctttgtgctagctacccaacgtttaatcattgctgtgttatgaaaggtaagcttggcttcttatatggtgttgagttaagcttaaaccatgtatttagattgtaggtaggtattgtagtttggtattataggtagcttactcaggtagttattgaaggttattgtaggtaattattgtaggtaagtattgtattcggcagaccccggcgaagcacgaggctagcttacccactacttggaccaacaaagctagctagctagctagcgggtagctactggtaactttttgcaactgtggttaattgtttccaatgttatttcatgcttaagagtacctgtgattgagccagctagctgctaccattcagctgtttttctaacctcatccgaggcattaacgttaggtggttggtagctgctgtacttaattacagctactgataacagtctgctgtagtttacaacaattctaatttctaaagtggaagttgggagagttttactcgggtggttcagtgaaacaattatagtttctgaggtggaagttgggagagttatatataatttttttttttttggtgagggaggcctgctctctcctttcccagatgtttagttcatttcattccgatctcctctgcattattgtagccatctgctgcagcctgtcaactatgcctctgcctatccctgttctctcctctccgcacaggctacacaaacgcctcacaccgcgtggctgctgcctctctaacctggtggtccctgcacgcaccacacacctggagttccaggtctcaggcagcctctggaactgccgttctgccgccaacaaggctgacttcatcccagcctatgctaccctccagtccctcgacttcctggcgctgacggaaacatggattaccactgaaaacactgctactcctactgctctctcctcgtctgaccatgtgttctcgcataccccgagagcatctggtcagaggggtggtggcacaggaatcctcatctctcccaagtggtcattctcaatttttcccctaacccatctgtctatctcctcatttgaattccacgctgtcacagtcactagcccatttaagcttaatatccttgtcatctatcgccctccaggttcccttggagagttcatcaatgagcttgacgccttgataagttcctttcctgaggatggctcacccttcacagttttgggggatttcaacctccctatgtctacatttgactcatttctctctgcctccttctttccactcctctcctcttttgacctcaccctctcaccatcccccccccactcacaaggcaggcaatacgcttgacttcatctttactagatgttgctcttctactaatctcactgcaactcccctccatgtctccgaccactactttgtatccttttctctctcgctctcctccaacactactcactctgcccctacacagatggtaacgcgccgccgcaaccttcgctctctctctcccactactctctcctcttccatcctatcatctcttccctctgctcaatccttctccctccaatctcctgattctgcctcctcaaccctcctctcctccctttctgcatcctttgactccctgtgtcccctatcctcccggccggctcggtcctcccctccagctccgtggcttgatgactcattgcgaattcacagaacagagctccgggcagctgagcggaaatggaagaaaactaaactccctgccgacctggcatcttttcactccctcctctctacattttcttcatctgtttctgctgctaaggccactttctaccactctaaattccaagcatctgcctctaaccctaggaagctctttgccacattctcctcactgctgaaccccccctcctccctctctgtggatgactttgtcaaccactttgaaaaagaaggttgacgacatccgatcctcgtttgttaagtctaatgacactgctggtcctgctcacactgccctaccctatgctttgacttctttctcctctctctctccagataaaatcttgcgactagtgactgcaggccgcccaacaacctgccccgcttgaccccatcccctcctctcttctccagaccatctccggtgaccttttccccctacctcacctcgctgatcaactcatccttgaccgctggccatgtcccttccgtcttcaagagagcgagagttgcacccttctcaaaaaaccaacactcgatcccactgatgtcaacaactacagaccagtatcccttctttcttttctttccaaaactattgagcgtgccgtctttagccaactctcttgctatctctctcagaatgaccttcttgatccaaaccagtcaggtttcaggactggtcattcaactgagactggtcttctctgtgtcacggaggctctccgcactgctaaagctaactctctctcctctgctcttgtccttctagacctgtctgctgcctttgatacagtgaaccatcagatcctcctctccaccctctccgagctgggcatctccggcgcggctcactcctggattgcgtcctacctgaccggtcgctcctaccaagtggcgtggcgaagctgtctccgcaccacgtgctctcaccactggtgtcccccagggctcagttctaggccctctccttttctccctatacaccaagtcacttggctctgtcatatcctcacatggcctctcctatcattgctacgctgacgatacacaactaatcttctcctttcccccttctgataaccaggtggcgaattgcatctctgcatgtctggccgacatatcagtatggatgacggctcaccacctcaagctgaaccctggcaagacggagctgctcttcctcccggggaaggactgcccgttccatgatctcgccatcacggttgacaactccgctgtgtcctcctcccagagtgcgaagagccttggcgtgaccctggacaacaccctgtcgttctccgctaacatcaaggcggtgacccgatcctgcaggttcatgctctacaacattcggagagtacgaccctgccttacacaggaagcggcacaggtcctaatccaggcacttgtcatctccccgtctggattactgcaactcgctgttggctgggctccctgcctgtgccattaaacccctacaactcatccagaatgccgcagcccgtctggtgttcaaccttcccaagttctctcacgtcacccccctcctccgcacactccactggcttccagttgaagctcgcatccgttacaagaccatggtgcttgcctatggagcagtgaggggaacggcacctccgtaccttcaggctctgatcagtccctacacccaaacgagggcattgcgttcatccacctctggcctgctggctccccttcctctgcggaagcatagttcccgctcagcccagtcaaaactgttcgctgctctggcaccccaatggtggaacaagctccctcacgacgccaggacagcggagtcactcaccaccttccggagacatttgaaaccccacctctttaaggaacacctgggataggataaagtaatccttctaccccccccccaaaaaaaaataaaaaaaaagtataattgtaaagtggttatccactggctatagggtgaatgcaccaatttgtagtcgctctggataagagcgtctgctaaatgacgtaaatgtgcccttgagcaaggcacttaaccctaattgctcctgtaagtcgctctggataagagcgtctgctaaatgactaaaatgtaaacgtaaattaGAGATAGTATTTATGACAGTCTCTTTTTCTATCACAGTGTGTATGGAGTACCTTCACTTGGCATCTTGCTGGCCTTGACAGGGACAGGAACAGGGTGGCTGTTGGCCATCTGAGAGGCCTCCAGCTCAGCCACGGTGAGGGACAGCTGGGGCATGGGGGGGTTGAGGCCCAGAGCTGGAGGGGCAGAGAGGGGgccagggggagaggaggaggaggaagaggaggaagagcgaCTAGTCCCAGCGGATTCCTTTACAtctactggagagagagagaatgaggaaagAAAAAGGACAGtaaatatgtattttatttttattttttttattaaggaTAGACAATATGAAAAACACTCGTAAACCTTGAGAGACCACGAGGTGATTGAGGTAAAGATATCAATTAAAAAGTGCAGTTCCCCTCACCTCTCTGTCCTCCATTCATGATCCTTTCTATGTCAGAAacactctccccctcttcttcctcctcttctattCCC
Above is a window of Coregonus clupeaformis isolate EN_2021a unplaced genomic scaffold, ASM2061545v1 scaf0001, whole genome shotgun sequence DNA encoding:
- the gigyf1a gene encoding GRB10-interacting GYF protein 1, producing MTAETLNFGPEWLRALSSGGSVTSPPPSPAMPKYKLAEYRYGREEMLALYIKENKAPEDMQDKEFASILQDEPMQPLALEPLTEEEQRNFSMSVNSVAVLRLMGKGGGVAPAGVARGRGTTRGGGRGRGRGESGGFYQRSIEDGEVGFGRGAREMHRSQSWDDRGERRFEKPVRAREGVRVGFEEATGVPVPGVPRKDYTRSDSENWRTLREEQEEEEGADPGGSWRLAGARRLDDGGPRSAGWREHDCLVEGRRRKFEFDFSGGRRRAGSEGLEDDRDGLPEWCTDEEEGEMGTFDASGAFLPISKGGKEEEFDFQGIEEEEEEGESVSDIERIMNGGQRVDVKESAGTSRSSSSSSSSSPPGPLSAPPALGLNPPMPQLSLTVAELEASQMANSHPVPVPVKASKMPSEVLEASPAGCSTTQQSPSTSSLPSPPPSSSAANHLPLPPGGDTEDDEGMKHLQQEAEKMVASLQDTSLEEESFTQTLQDGRNTAAALPLSHDAAMKWFYKDPQAEIQGPFTTLEMCEWFQAGYFSMSLLVKRGCDEGFQPLGDVIKMWGRVPFAPGPSPPPLLGNMDQDRLKKQQQQDLAAATLYQQLQQQQQLFQLISRCGEQGILPSVNRSMSVPDTGSMWDMHTSASQQSGGEASLWDLTMNSSTQGPTLEQLQKLQLERREAELRTKREEEEQRKRREEKRRQQEEQKRREEEEIFRRKQCRQQQELIMKLLQQGSGSGVGSGWGTGALNKPGAKGLSLLDMQEAERLLKQQQRAQQQQRERHQGLSMGGSSMGQWGDGGAVPGGLWGGGGGMEGKAGGGGGMGLWDEAVKNQTRSSSMQGLKNSRSSPSLSEQYMLSCRKQRTDEEDKLLKLLQGIKTPQDGFTTWCEQMLHALNTQANNTSSPLDVSTIVAYLKEVESPYEVHDFIRSYLGDTMEAKEFAKHFLERRAKQKQNLQRQQQQLSKEVAGLTMNNFPLPDSMRGVSPSTLQSMFQAAQMGKGGLYDTQGGMKKKKQPVMLHSDPSILGYSYHNAGERLSLNEMEMVEDY